The Plantactinospora sp. KBS50 sequence GGTCCTGTGGGCCGTAGCCGCCCCGGCCCGCCGGCTGCTGCCAGGTCGGGTACGGGGGGTTCGCCCGCTGCTGCCGGTCGTCGCCGGGGTACGCCGGGGCCGGCGGGCGCTGGTCGCCGCCGTTCTCCCGGTAGCCGTACGGCGTGGGGCGCTCTGGCCCGTCCCACCGGCGATCCGGCCGGCGCGACGGCACACTCTGGTCTGCCATGTACCAATCCCAAGGGGGTGAGGGGCGCGCCCGCGCCTCCGGCTGGACCGGACGGAGCGTTGGGAGGTGCGGCGGCGAACCTTGGTGAGGGGGTTGTTCCGGCACGGTAACCAAGGGCCTGACCTGCTTCAAGCCGTTCCGTTTGGCCCTGGCTGGGCACTTAAGGCGGCGCTGAGCCCGCCGTTCCGGGCGACCCTCGGGGTCCCCTTGCGCACCGGAGGTCGCCACCAGGGACGATGGATCCCCGATGGCCGATCGACGCGCGCCGCGACCGCGCCGAGGGGGCACCGCGGGGTGACGGCGGCACAGGAAAACTTAACCAACTGCTAAGTAACTGCCCGCGACGCTGCTTGAACTCCTGCCCGACGGGCGAGCGTGAGGCGCCTCCGGCCGGGTATCCCTGCGCCAACCGGGTTAACGCCGGCAGGGGGAGGCCAGCGCCATGCTCAGCAAAGAGGATCAGCTCCGCTTCGAACAGATCACCCGCGAACTGAGGGCGTCGGACCCGAAGTTCTTCGCCCGGCTGTCCGACCGGCACCGGCTGCGTCGCAAGCGACTCATGCTCGCCCTCACCATAGTGCTCTGGGCCGCCGTACCGGTACTGGCCGTGCTCGGCGGCGGCATCGCCGGAGCTGTCTACGCCGTGGTGCTGCTCGGCAACGCCGTACTGGTGTGGCAGTTGCGGCGACGCTACCGCTAGCTGCCCGCGAACCTCTGGTACGCCGGGCGGAGCCGGGCCAGCAGCCCGGGACCGCCCAGCTCCCGGCCGGGCGCGTCGAGCTGGCGCAGCAGCAGGTCGACGTCGGTGCGCAGCGCGGGCGGCCGGGCCGGCAACGGCACCGGCGCGGTCCAGAACCGCTCCACGGCGTCGGCCAGCGGCGTCGCGGCCACCTCGGCCAGCGCGCGGGCCGCACCGGGTCCGCCCGCCGACACACCGGCCGTACCGGCGACGCCCGCCGGCGTACCGGCCGGTCCCGGCGCCGTCTCCGAGCCGGCGGCCGAGGTCCGGGCCGCGCGCAGCCGGGCCAGCAACTGCTCGCGGTCGCGGCCGCGCCAGCGCAGCAGCAGGAACGGGTCGGCGTCCAGCGCCTCCGCCAGCAGGTAGAACGTGGCCGCCAGGTGCTTGCACGGCACCGCCGGGTCGGGACAGCCGCAGCGCATCCGCAGCTCGTCCAGCCCGGTCGGAAACAGCGCCGCGCCCTGCCCGGCGAACACGTCCGCCAGCTCCGCCGGCAGGTCGCCGGCCAG is a genomic window containing:
- a CDS encoding DUF3040 domain-containing protein; amino-acid sequence: MLSKEDQLRFEQITRELRASDPKFFARLSDRHRLRRKRLMLALTIVLWAAVPVLAVLGGGIAGAVYAVVLLGNAVLVWQLRRRYR